A part of Populus alba chromosome 8, ASM523922v2, whole genome shotgun sequence genomic DNA contains:
- the LOC118045086 gene encoding large ribosomal subunit protein uL30w, translated as MGEEVMVAVPESVLKKRKREEEWALAKNQELAATKKKNAENRKIIFNRAKQYSKEYEEQGKQLVQLKREARLKGGFYVDPEAKLLFIIRIRGINAMHPKTRSILQLLRLRQIFNGVFLKVNKATVNMLRRVEPYVTYGYPNLKSVRELIYKRGFGKLNQQRIPLTDNSIIEQGLGKHGIICVEDLIHEIITVGPHFKEANNFLWPFQLKAPLGGLKKKRNHYVEGGDAGNRENYINEFIRRMN; from the exons ATGGGTGAAGAGGTGATGGTAGCTGTTCCGGAGTCGGTACTGAAGAAGCGGAAGAGAGAGGAGGAGTGGGCATTGGCTAAGAACCAGGAGCTTGCTGCTACTAAGAAAAAGAATGCTGAGAACCGAAAGATCATTTTCAATAGAGCTAAGCAATACTCAAAAGAGTACGAGGAGCAG GGAAAGCAACTTGTACAACTGAAGCGTGAGGCGAGGTTGAAGGGTGGATTTTATGTTGACCCTGAGGCTAAGCTCTTGTTTATTATTCGCATCCGGGG AATCAATGCCATGCACCCCAAGACCAGGTCAATCTTGCAGCTTTTGCGTTTGAGACAG ATCTTCAACGGTGTCTTCCTCAAAGTAAACAAGGCAACAGTGAATATGCTGCGCAGGGTTGAACCTTATGTGACCTATGG ATATCCCAACTTGAAAAGCGTGAGAGAATTGATTTACAAGAGAGGCTTTGGGAAGTTGAACCAGCAGAGAATTCCCTTGACTGATAACTCAATCATCGAGCAG GGTCTGGGTAAGCATGGCATTATCTGCGTGGAAGATCTCATTCACGAGATCATAACAGTTGGGCCTCATTTTAAAGAGGCAAATAACTTCCTGTGGCCATTCCAGCTCAAGGCCCCGTTGGGTGGtttgaaaaagaagaggaatcaCTATGTTGAAGGAGGAGATGCCGGAAACCGTGAGAACTATATTAACGAGTTTATCAGGAGAATGAATTAG